The DNA region GGGATTTGACATGTtgtgaaaagaagaagaatatgtaCCTTTTCTGAAGAAGTAGCTGAAAATCGCCGCCTCCGAATTAGATGAATATCGTCAAAGAAGAAATGAGAAGAAAATCGCCGAAGAAGAAGTGAGAAGAAAAATTGCCGAAAAAAAAGTGAAGAGAAAAatctatgaagaagaagaaaagagaagaCGGAGTAGGACgcgaaaataaaaataaaaaaggggcGAGACAACATGGCAGGACATGTAGATTCTCGTGGCCTTGTTTTTGTTCCCAACTCGTTTCCCTATCCTTTCTCAAATATCATATTGCTTGGGATATTGTTCGAATAAGAGTGAAAACAACAACattgatttatttgatttggTCCATAAGGTCATCCCGATGTAACAATTTATCATGTGGTTAGTCTTTCTTGAAATATTAAGAACAATGAATAGAATCAAGGGTTAAATGGATATTCTGGACTCAAAGTGCCTTTTGTGTTGATGAAAAAGAAATAATGGATCATCTTTTTGGAAAATGTATCTAACATCCGTGATTTGGGAGCGatttttcaaattcatgagATTTCTTAATTTTTCGGTGGAATGGAAGGATCAAGGAATTGGCGCTCATTAAAGCAAATGGTACTCGGTTTccataaaatgtttttttgctACAGTTGTATATTACATTTGAATGGAACGAAATTCACGAGCTTTTACAAGAGTCTGAAATGATGTGTGGGCAAGATCATCTTTGATGGTAGAGCACTCACATACACATTGAGGCGAATTCCCATGAATGAGTAGAATTGGTCATTATGTCAAAAGTAGAGCATTGCATATTGGAAAGTCACCCAAACTTCTTATTTCAAGGCGTGATAAACTCTAAttcatttgtttgaatttattgatgtctttttattttagtttgatGTTTTTCTTGATGGAGTTATATGTTTCTATTTAAATTAGGGCAAAAATTTATTTTGCCTTAATTTCAACGCTCCATGTAttcttttttattgatttttttataataaaataatattaagtcattttctaaaagaaatatatatttatgttcgATTGTTCGTTCatattaattctaatttttgaactaaatttagtttttaatttttgttagtcttaaaaatgttgaattctaaaataatattttataataaatttatttaatttttagtttggtTTATTTTAATGGTACAAACGGAACATAGATTTTAGAACCGCAGATGTCATCTCACAATATCGAAATTAATGtatgaattttgatatatcgaaaaaatcaatacattttttttttcatgtttgaCTAGTTagcatgattttttttatagttaaataaataaaatttagaaataatcATTTGTCATCggattttcaaataatcatttgGGTAAGAAGACCAACAAAGCCCTAAAAAAACTGCCACAAAAGTGATTACCAAACGGTCCATATAAGCCAGCCACGCGTCCTTATCCTTGCGATTTCTTGACTCGCAGGTGAGGGATCTCCAATCCAACAATGGAAAgaaccatcatcatcaatctcCAATCACCGAATGGAAATCATGCTTCGCGTCAACATTCTGAGGATTCGAACTGAGAACGAAGAACAGTTCAAAACCTAAGGTTTTTGTTACGGGTGTGATTCGGACCTCAGTTAGCATTTTCTCGCGTCTAAGAAAGTGCGGGAAAATGGCAAGAAGTATTGACAAGGATAATTCACCGTCTCTGAGACCTGGAGATGCTGCTTCCACTTCTTCATCGAATCCGGTCAGAGTTCGAGCCAGACCTGACCCTTTCTTGGTTGTCTGTCGATGCTTTAGCGTCGTAACCGCAATTGCTGCAGTTCTTTGTGTTGTCGTTAACGTCCTTTCAGCTGTCCGCTCATTCAAAAACGGTTCAGATGTGATCTCCACTCCCTTACACCTCGTTTCAAAAACTTTATACTCAATTGTCGGTCTGAATTCATATTGATTTCTCTTTTGTCATTAATTTATGTAGATATTCGATGGAATATTTCGTTGTTATGCGGTCGTCGTTGCAATTTTCGCAGTTGTTGCTGAGACAGAATGGGGTTTCATCATGAAGTTCTGTAAGGTTTGagtttttttgttattatatgaTACATTTGTTGTAACCCTAGGGTTTGGACATCAGTAGAGTGACTACTGATTCTTCGTCATCAAGATCAAAGTTATAAGAGCACAAAAGCAATCAATTTAGGTTCTCTATATTGTTTTTACTTCGATATGACTAGGCTGGAGAAACAAAGAAATTGGCCTTGAAGATTACTAAATATTGAAACACAAGTATTGGAAGAGGAGGAATTGTAGAAAAAAAGGAatcttatttgaaattcaagAACTTTATCTTAATCTTATCTATAGATATGAGTTTCTTGATGTCCCTGGTGTAAGTTTCTTGTTTCTGCCGAACATGTTTTATATTGGGTTAAATCTGTTGTCAAATAATTCAaagatttattgttttaaatgtaACACGTTCTTTGATGTTTGAAGATCTCTGTTATATATCAAGATTGATTGTCAACAATTCAAATCTTTCTTTCAACTTTTCGTATATCAGGTGCTGGAGTACTGGGCGGCCAGGGGTATGCTGCTGATCTTGTATGTACTCGATCATTTTCTTATTACTTATTCAATTATTGCTTTATAATTATCAAGGAAATCCAATAGATGTTGCAAAGACCCTTTATGCAGATTGAGTAGAATGTTATAGCAGTCGTTTTAGAGATACATTATTAAATAGTATAAGTGTAATATAGTGATTAGTAGATGAAGGAGATTAATACTTATAGTAGTGTTATTGTATTTAGGTAGTTATAAATCTGAAAAAGCAGGCTTATGCCCTTTTTCTTCTATACAAATTCTAGATCTGTAGACTAGTACGTTACAACGAGactaagaaagaaagaaactgAATAGAGAGTGAATGACTTGATTTTGGGCATTCTCGTTTCAGTTTATACTTTTGGGCATCTATAAACAAACTTGACGTGAAACTTTGTGTGGATTATgtatatatactattatttgCTTTTAcggatacaaaaaaaaaaaaacattagaagGGACCAAATTCCCCAAAGCGACTCAAAACCCCGAATCATCATCCTAGAAGTCTAACATCTTTACAGAATCTTCTTCTCCATTCAGTCTGTTGTGTATATTAGGGTTGGTTTGATTCAGTTTATTCGCTAATTGCTTAGGTATGGTTGATAGCATTCATCTTATTCGCTAATTGCTCTGGTGAtgtatagagagaaaaaaaaaagagaggggaaaaacctaaatcaaatgAGCACTTAAACTCCAAATGATACTatattcattcaaaatatatatcctGTTGTTGCCTCAGTGTTGCTGTGATGACAAGAGCTTATCCAGAAGATAATGCTGACAGGAAGGACCTTGTTCTTCTCCAAAATATAGCGTGTTTTATGCTCCTAAGCTGTGGTGTGATTTATGTTGTTTCGGTAAGATGACAAATTTGCCAAATATTGTCGACAACACTTTATTACACAAGACTGCATTACCGATTTAGGCTTTCAATAATAAATGTCAGGGTGTATTATGCATTGGTCATCTCAAACGCCTTCGTCAAAAGAAAGAAGTTTCAAAAGACCAAGCTGTTAAGGATCTTCAAGTAAGTCTCTTCAAATTCGGTTGCATGATGTGATAGGTGGGTCTCTACTTTCATGTTACTACTTGGTAGTTATTGATTGTGCTTGAACAAACAGGAATTGGAGCGTAGAAGAGAGGAGCTTGAAGCATTGTTGTTGGTTGAAGAAAGAGTTTGATTACAACATTGGTAATTACTTGGTCTTGGATTGGATCATCCTGTTCGAAATTCAATaggattgttttttttttcttggatTCACTTGTTCATTTGCGGTATGTTTTTGAAGCATCTACGATAACAAACAAACTGTTGCATATTCTTTGTGAAATTTAGTTGATGATAACAAGTTGGAGAAAAATAAGTTGTTAACCTAACAATGTATTTAGTATTAATGTTTAGGGTagaaaaattaccgatattataggtatatcgaaaatatcataccgtaatatatcgaaaatatcgattttttcGGTACCGAAAAAAAGTAAGACGTATTACCtataccgaaattattggtaagtaaatgtatgagattttgTAATTTAAGTATACTGggtataatgaaataatatttataaattaaaatttttatttttgaaaattaaattaaaatataattatattgtaatattattatatatatatatatatataatttttaggcATTCTATTTAACGgatataaaattaatactaattttattttacggtaaaatttttgtttttttccaaaataaacCTAGTAGAGTCTACATTTTAGTCTAGTTTTAAGAttatacttatgtttattttttttaactctaaattttataattaaatttaattcttaatatttaagagttttaaatttaaaaatattaaattttaactagGATAAatacatttagtttttaattttgtataatgtttatgattttttttttttgttaaaattaatataattgttatatattaaagGTATAATATCGATATAGTACCGAAATCAATGTAAAgtaatgtataaatatttttatatcgaAATTTTCGATAAAGTATAAggtatagataaaaaaaattacagtatATCATACTAATTCACCCCTATTAATGTTTTGAAAGATTTGGAacataaaacatattaactcgAAACCAATCCAAACTACCTATTAACTCGAAATCAATCCAAAGAGCATGAACTTCGTTTGAacgataaatattattaatttttttaatatatacatattaaattaaaaatattatgtatataacAACAGAACATTTATTAAAGACCATATTGTTGGATATAAATTTAAACtgttaaacaaaaatttattaataatttggtTGTTCCATTCAAAAAAGTACtgttaaacaaaaatttattattaataattttgttgttccattcaaaaagtatttattaacacatttttaactatgtcatatcatttatttattttaaaaaaaataactcagcgtaatttcattaaaaaaaactcaaaaggaTGATAAAACcaacttaaattatttaaataaaacaaaccctcACCTTAATTTTAAACATACAAACATTCAAACAATTGCATTAGGAAATTGAAACTACAAACACATATCTATTAATGCGACCTAAAAAAGTCATTTGAATTacttcattatatattatatgaaattcTCCAATTTTTTCGTAGACTAAAATTTtgctcacatatatatattttcgtGTTTCATTCAACTTAAACATGATAGACTTTAAAATAGAGCAACATTTAAAcacattttaagaaaaattatcaTTCATTGTTTTGATGATGACAGTCTCCTTGATATATTTTCATTCTAAAAGGAAATTGATTAATTCCATAGACTTTGAGAATCTCTTTCATTACGCACTAATAAACGAGCATCAATCGAACAAGTGATCTATAGTCTCATCATCGCTCTGCATTCAGAATTACAAGATAAATTGATgcctaaaattaattttgtagaACAAACAACATGAGAAATGTAAAGTATGAATGTAGATGATAATTCTTATACCTTCTTAAAATGTAAAGTATGAATGTCATGTAGTTCTTTAATGCACTTTTTTaatgtgatataaaaaaaataacatagttTTTACcaacaaaatcatttttattaaggaaaaaatCAGGTTCAGAAAATtgaattatgaaatatttattacaaatggattaaataaaaaaatcaaaatagaaaAATCTTATAAGTATTGTATTGTGATAGATTAAtggtaatttgttatttatttaatttttgaatattgtttgagtaaataaaaataaaaaatcatgttattttaaatgataaaatgacaaaacaaaaattaccagagtgtatatatatataggtgatAGTGAGTTTGATGACAaagaaaaaacttatttttaacataatatttagttttagattttattttattaagtttgataaaattgaaaattaagttatataatatattaaattctaaatttttattactaacttaaaaatttaaagataaaaattaaattaacaaataaaaacatttaaattttaagaactcaatatttgaatttgtttgataataactaaaattaatattcaaaaaatgCAATAAAGACTTTTCTATATTAatcatattagttaataaactcaaaatattgaattaaataatttaataaattaaatattaaataaaaataactaaaataaatagtatttttttttttgtaacatgtataataaattataatttgctaacaataatatatatatatatatttctcctctttcatttattttttattttataattaatttaaatataattatacttttattaaaattaatctcatacattaaaaaaaaatatgatgaattatgataaaaataatataaagtttaatgtatataggaaaaaatgaaaaactaatgtaactttgtatttatatatatatatatatatatatatatatatataattttattaaatttataaaattaagaggACATATCTcacaaaaaaaactttttagtGATTTATTTTAGAGTagcatatttatttatttatttttaaaataagcttgatatttaatatactattttaaatatattttaacttacatctataaaattaaagattataaatatgtattatcaaataaagttatattaaataagtcattaatatattaaattaaattataaatcaagTTATTTCCTTAACCCtaatttctttgtaaaactaaaattatttgtcaatattttttaataaaaataaatttaattaaactagagtatacatatattaaaataaaatatgagtaCAATTAGGCAGATTTATTTAATCTTTCTTCTGCAagtaaaaaatttcattatcTCGTGAatttagtaataattttttttttaaatacataaattaaagatttttttatatgatgGTGAAGTTTTTGGCTTAttgaaaaattgtttattaatgaTATGTTTATCCAAGTCAAATGATTTTCATGAATGAAATAATATCGTAAAATTACTAAATATGatagttattaattaatagttgtctgtttaaaatttgtttcaattttgaaataattcatTAAAGTACATATTATCACTTATTCCTATTTATATCATACATGGTGTCTAGATAGTGACCTGACTtcttttattacaattttaatcctctattatatttttaaaattttattttttaaatgatatttttaaccactatttcttcaaatttattttaatttattttgggttatttttgtacaaatctttttaaatattttttacctttCAGAATTTTGTAactgattatttttttaatattttttttttataattttagttttaatccatatttgaattaaattatttttcttataaaatattgttctttataataatatttaattaatttatttcttaataattgatatttgtttttgcttaaattttaatataggatatatgaaaattaaaatttcaatttattgttaaaaaaataattagataatttctttaaaatttactttcagaaaaaaactaaatgaaatttttttataaaaataataatcagttaaaaaaaataaatttagtttttaaaaatgattaattaaagttaaaaataacaaaaaaataaaaaaataaaaaaagtttttaaaaattaatcatcaaatcaccatttaaacaaaatataattaattttttaaaactaatatatatatttttataaatatataaaacaatattgtaatgttttttttttaagatttcagataaaattatgaaagaaacttattaattagttaaataaaataaaaataaaataaaataaaagctgAGGATAAAAGCTGAGAAAGAGGTTAGGGCCTTGAATGTGCTGCGTGAGAAGAATCCTGCCATTATCGCCTCTGAAGAACAAAGCTTCATTCACCGGCAGATTCACCGCCGTCACCGGCAAGCAGATTACCACCGGTAGATTCACCGCCGGAAGATTCACCGCCGCCACCAGCAAACTGATTACCGTTTGCCAAACCAAAAACTCGCTCGTCCAACTCATCCTCATCAGGATTCCGTCGACCAGACCGAACAGATTCAACAGTGCCAACGTCAATACCACTGCGAATTCCAGAATCTCCTGCTCGTACCTCTTCTTCTGATCGCCGTCCATTACTTTGGTTGTAATCGCAAAAGAAGTCTCCCAAAACCCTAACGTCCTGCCGATCGTGTCCACCAATGCGAAGGCGTGCGGAGTCGTTCTTCGTATCAGCCACATCCGTTTTTAAGCAGGAGAAAAGAGAGGGAGGAAACTGTGAGGAGGTCTTTTTCACTTAGCTACAGCTCCGGCTTGggtgaaagaagaaaaaacgaAAAAGAGGAATAAAGGAGGCGGAGACCAGACACGTAAGTCAAGCTTCTTCTCTGTTATGGGGGATGACTCTGATAGTACCTCCCAAGATGGCAGGGATGAAGGTATTCCTTTAACCTTCTACAATGATATCTTTTGTTTCTGTATATTCATggtgatgttcttgttttgaattaattcaCTTAGAGACAGTCTTATGGACTTGTAATTAGTTGATTGTCTAAAAATAGGATTTGCCATTTACATAATTTAGTAATGATGCTACTGAGATAAGTGATGAGAAAAGATTTAAATTGAATATGAGACGAGAAGATAGACACCATATCATCGAATTCAAAGCTATTGAATAGGGATCCATCTTCATATATAGGAACTGGTGTAACACACTACTGCCAGGTCACTGATAGTTAATATAAAATGGATTTAAGTTGTTATTATACGGGCCAGTTGAACTCGAGGTTGTTATTGTGGTTGCTAGGGGTTTTATTTTCTACACTTTAGCTCATAGGTCTTCATATACCACCTATGAAGAGTATAAGAACTTTATTCATATGAATAGCTCATGGGCATAGTTGCTACACTTGCATATGGCATTGAGCCTTCCTTCAAACCTGTGTTAAGTTTGTGGAATGTGACACACGGTTCTTTGGCAATTTGTATTGTTTACTTGCAATCACATCTGACTTGTATTCTTTGGACATTGCTGAATGCTTAGTTATGTTCTCTTGTAATGTCTAAGGTTGTTTTTCTCATAAGTTTAccttttgttttattagatGACGAGGATGAGTATGAGGAAGCTGGTAAGGGTAAACTGCTGGGGTTCATGTTTGGCAATGTTGACGATTCGGGTGATCTAGATGTTGATTACCTTGACGAGGTGATCTTTCTTTTCCCTGGACTTATTTTGACCTTGTTGGTTTTCCATCTTATTGTGTACTTTGACTTGTTTTTCCAACACTTTGCTGTGACCAGAGTATATTTAATAAAACCTAATAGCTAGAAACCATGTTGAAGAATATGACtaatgaaagaaaaacaatttatGTCTAGgaattaattaagttttgaaCTATTTATCTGTATCCAAAAAGTTAGTTCTTCTCTGATTGAAATGTGGTGTCTACAACTCCTGCTAAAGATATGGCAATTATTGTCTTTCTTAGCAATCATCTTTATCTTCCATGATTGATCAAGCATAGCTCTGTGCAAATAGCATACTTGAGAGTAACTGAGTCAATAACACTGGATTGAGTCACAGTAGCTCCATTTGCTTAGTTTGATGTGTCCGATGAGGAGATAAGGTGCTTGTTTGAGACAGAGTGGAGCAATGGAGGATGTTTTTGTACAAAGAGAAGGATccaattattttgaaagaatTTAACACCAACAACAAGTGGTAGAAGCCAATTGTCAGGATAATCGAACACCCACTAACAAAATAGTTACCCCCCTTTTTTTATTctgaagaaaaaaatagttatcCACTATTTAATGTATAATTCTAACATGACAGAGCCATATATTCGTCACGGAGAAGGATCATTTGTGGTAGTATTGGAAGGAAATTTTCTAGGACATGTCTTTTGGAAGACATGTTTCTCTGATTCTATACTGCTTGGATGAGTGGTGTGCTAATTGGAATGTTGCAATATTCCTTAAGCTTTCCCTTGCTGTTTCTTTTGTCTCATTTTTTACTAGTTACAATTAAGTTGGTGATGTTTGGTGAATGTGGATGCCAACTAATGTAGCTTCTGTACATTGTATGATCAAAGGCTCAATGAGCTTTGTATAGCTTCTTTTACTGTCCTCTAAATTGGGATCTCACTGTAGAACCACGTAAATATATTTCATCTCCTCGGTATATCATTGCAGGAATATTTGGTTCTTGATGTGTTATATTCACATCTTCATTTGTTTTGTCCTTTATGGTCGAatcaattatatgattttttgtTGATTGGATTTGTATGTGTGATATTGACTTGAGAAAATGATGGATTTATGACCTATTATACTTTAAATTTGGAGTGAATGGGCATGCTCAATGTACAAGCCAAAAACAGCTTTTTCTCATTGATTATGTGAAAAGAAGCATTTCCCGGTGTTAATATTTTTGCACATATTTCATATCCAAGTACGAGAAACCAATATTTGTACATTTAAGAGTTCTAAACGTGTTTCACGTCTTTATTGAGTATAATGTGGTTGGATTGGATAATGTTCTCAGATTATTAGTATAAATTGTAATGTTACTTTTTACTTTTATGCTGCAGGATGCTAAGGAGCATCTTTCTGCACTTGCTGATAAGCTTGGTCCAACTCTAACAGATATAGACGTAAGTACATTGTGTTCTTTTATTTCAAACTATATTTGATGAATTTCAGTTTCGGTGATTTTTTGCGGCAACTTAGTTTctgttttgttatttttctttccatCTTTTGCAAGTTCTCTTTGTTTTCAGTATAGTATCCTTCATTTTACTTTCTCCATATAGTGATTTTGGTCcctattttatatttcagttgTCAGCAAAATCACAACGAACACCTGCTGATACTGCTGAAGAAGGTGAGGTTGTGTGCTTGTTTCATGCGGTCTCTTAATGTTTGGGGTGGCTTTTTATGTGCATAATAAATCTGTAGAGACCTGGTTATTTCACTTTCAATCTATTCTAGAATAAAATGTTGTCTATGTCCAAATGTTTGGTTTTGTCAATTGGGTTCCTTTTCATGCTAAATTGTTAACTAGCCGTCATCAATACACCCTTGTTGGTAGTTTGCCAAGTATTTCTAGTTCTTCCAACAATCTTTGAAGCCATAGTCCTTTGAATATACCACAAGCTTCTGATCTTAGTTTTGTCTCAACACTGCTTCTAGAAACAACTGATTTCTTCTCAATGTTACTGATTTCCCTATACATAGGATTAATAGGGAACCTTCTGTCTACTATAGTGATCACATAATATGCATTTGTATAGATTGCAGTTCTTTCTCTCCTTTTGAAAAGTAGGCCTATTGTGAAGTTTAGATAACTCACTATTCTTAGGGTTGTTTTCATGTGCATTTCAGCTGGGTTATTTGTGATTTGCAGTGTTTACATCATAACAAATATCTGGACTTGTATGTGATAGATTTATAAGCTGGCTACCAATATTTGTTCTTCTCTTATCCACGGGTGGACTGTCTTGTTCTTTTCATAATATTCTTATTAGGATCTAAAAGGGTATTTGGTTTGTAACACAACATTCCAGATCCTTTTGTAGGTCTAGGGTGGGTTAATGCTATTATCTCTTTTGATCTAGTTATGTCCATACCTAGGAAGTACTTTAAGCTACCCAGATCCTTGATGCTAGCTactgttttaattaatttcatccTCAAAATTCcgggttataataatattgtctACATAGACAATTAAAACAAGTCTATCATTGAATATTTTGCTAAATTCCATGCTAGAATAATATGATCGGACTGTTCTTGTTTGTTACCCACATTTAGCAAATGTACCAAAATAAGCCGGTTGGGACCGCTTTAATCCATAGAGTATTTTTGGAGTTTACAAACCTTTCTATATCTTTTTGAGTAGTCCTTGTTGGAGCTTCCATGTAAACTTTCTCCTCTAGATCCTCATTAGAAAAGGACATTCTTCACATATCGTTGGTGTAGTGACCGGTCAAAGTTTACATGAACATCATTTAATTTAGCAAAAAGAGGAAATGTTCATAAAAGTTAATCCATGTGTACTTTTCTCTTCACTTTCACAGTTTAAATGGGTAGTGTAGACTGGTTGACACTCATAGTTACATCATATGAGCACTAAGAGCCCCATGGTAATGCTATCTATAATTATGATAGCATGTTCTTTTGAAACTAAGCCACACTAGATCTGTTGTTTGGATTCAGTTTTTCCCTAGATCAAATGTGTAAAAGTGAAATAATGTACATAGATAATCTTCCATTGTTATGGTTTCTATGGTCTTTCCATTGAAGGTGATTTCCTTCTGTAGAATATGAAGCTGATTTACATCAATGGTGTATCCATTTGCTAAAATTAACTTGCTAattcacatgtttttcatatgATCATCATTAAAATAGACTTACTATTGTTATCTTTTCCAAAGATCCATTAATGTATCACAATGGGTAAGATCCCAAATGCCTTGGATGCTTTAGTTTCAGTTTTTCTGCACACAAAGTAGTTATTATAATAGATTCAATATATTATCCTCTATAAAGTTTATGCTCCCCTCAAGTCATTTCTTTCATATCATTCAGAATTGCGAACTTTCATGAACATTTTGTTTCAAGTTATAGACAAGTCTTCAATTACACATCTGATTTTGTTGTGAATTGATTGTTTCGTGCTGCTAGATTATGGTGAGAAGGCAGAAGATGCTGTTGATTATGAGGACATTGATGAACAGTATGAGGGACCAGAGGTACAGGCTGCTTCTGAAGAAGACTATTTATTGCCCAAAAAAGACTTCTACTCTACAGAGGTTCCATTGTCTGACTTAAAGCAAACAACTTCTGTATTTGATGATGAAAAttatgatgaagatgaagatgatatTGAAAGAGAGCATGAGTTGGTGGACATTGTTGCTAAAAATGATAACATTCATTCAGGTATTTCATGTGATCTCGTGATCAATTGCACCCTATTTGTTATCTTACATGGGTTATGTATTTTTTCTTCCTATTTGTCATCTTACATGGGTTatgtatttttgttttcccCTTTTACCCAAGCATGATTTCTGTAGTTTCCTCTTTAGTTGCTTAGCAGGAGGAAGCGATACGTTACATCTTAGAgaactttattattaatataattattttttgttaatctTGCCTTCATAGTTTGCAGACTTATCTAATTATTTCTTATGGATATTATATCTTCTTATCTTTCCTTAATCTCTTAACAACTTTCATAGCTTGCAGACCTATCTAATAGCCAAGTTGTATCAGATTATTATGGTCTTTTAGCTCAAGGGATGTTCTATCACTTTAACTGTCTTACCGTGGCTTTTGAATTTATAGTTTTGACATCAGATATCACCATTCTTATAAGTAGATCTATATTTTAGGCAGTAGAGCATCCACAAACTGGCTGTTTGAAGCTTGTACTTGATTGACAGtgaaaagtgtttttttttttcattttatcgGCATAGTTAGATGGGGATATTGTCCAAAAGAAGCTGATAGAATATATGAACTATGGACAGGGTATGAGGACTACTTGgcaattatattagttattctTTGAAGCCTGTTCATTATATGAAT from Impatiens glandulifera chromosome 5, dImpGla2.1, whole genome shotgun sequence includes:
- the LOC124940049 gene encoding uncharacterized protein LOC124940049 codes for the protein MARSIDKDNSPSLRPGDAASTSSSNPVRVRARPDPFLVVCRCFSVVTAIAAVLCVVVNVLSAVRSFKNGSDIFDGIFRCYAVVVAIFAVVAETEWGFIMKFCKVLEYWAARGMLLIFVAVMTRAYPEDNADRKDLVLLQNIACFMLLSCGVIYVVSGVLCIGHLKRLRQKKEVSKDQAVKDLQELERRREELEALLLVEERV